The Acidobacteriota bacterium genome includes a window with the following:
- a CDS encoding class I SAM-dependent DNA methyltransferase — protein MNHSEIGSFLWGVADLIRDTFKRGKYQDVILPLTVLRRLDCVLADTKETVLQRQAQLRGRGLGDLNAQLRQVSGFAFYNTSRYDFKKLLADAPHLAANLRNYIAGFSPNMREVLEKFDFDNTISKLDEAGLLFQVLERFKNVDLHPDKIDNPTMGTIFEELIRKFNEALNENPGEHFTPRDVVHLMVDLMLAGDEKSIDAGKPIRTVYDPCCGSGGMLMITKEHITVGLRKNGDLIRPAINPGAEIHLFGQEVNPETWAVSKSDLFMKDPTGRDADNIAFGSTLSNDRHAGRNFDYLIANPPYGKDWKRDENAVRAEHERGASGRFAPGLPRISDGQLLFLLHMLAHAKDPSDGGSRIAIIMNGSPLFTGDAGSGESEIRRYILENDLLEALIALPEQLFYNTGIATYVWVVTNRKAPARKGKAQLIDATSFWVPMRKSLGDKRREIPLERSQDILRILSDFQDGETRKIAKNGKEEDVVVSRIFPTTHFGFRKITVERPLRLNFQASAERIARLEEERGFQALAQSKKRGDAGAKEQAEGRALQEVIRKLIRALPGTLVKNSDEFERVLDAAAKQAGVKLPAPVRKAILSALSERDESAAICRDRDGNPEPDPELRDTESVPLAESVGAFFEREVRPHVQDAWIDASRRDSKDGQVGLVGYEINFNRYFYRYTPPRPLEEIEGEIRKIEQDILRMLADVTGGPAR, from the coding sequence GTGAACCATAGCGAGATCGGCAGCTTCCTCTGGGGCGTCGCGGACCTCATCCGCGACACCTTCAAGCGCGGCAAGTACCAGGATGTGATCCTGCCGCTCACGGTGCTGCGTCGCCTGGACTGTGTGCTTGCGGACACGAAGGAAACCGTCCTCCAGCGCCAGGCGCAGCTCAGGGGCCGGGGGCTCGGGGACCTGAACGCCCAGCTCCGTCAAGTGTCGGGCTTCGCCTTCTACAACACCTCCCGCTACGACTTTAAGAAGCTTTTGGCCGACGCGCCGCACCTGGCCGCCAACCTGCGCAACTACATCGCAGGCTTCAGCCCCAACATGCGCGAGGTGCTGGAGAAGTTCGATTTTGACAACACGATCAGCAAGCTCGACGAGGCCGGGCTCCTCTTCCAGGTGCTGGAGCGGTTCAAGAACGTCGATCTCCACCCGGACAAGATCGACAACCCGACCATGGGCACGATCTTCGAGGAGTTGATCCGGAAATTCAATGAAGCCTTGAACGAGAATCCGGGAGAGCACTTCACGCCGCGCGATGTGGTGCACCTGATGGTGGACCTGATGCTTGCGGGTGACGAGAAGAGTATCGACGCAGGAAAACCGATTCGCACCGTCTATGACCCCTGCTGCGGTTCCGGCGGCATGCTGATGATCACCAAGGAGCACATCACCGTCGGCTTGCGGAAGAACGGCGATCTCATTCGGCCCGCGATCAACCCGGGCGCCGAGATCCACCTCTTCGGCCAGGAGGTCAACCCGGAGACGTGGGCGGTTTCAAAGTCGGACCTCTTCATGAAGGACCCGACGGGGCGGGACGCGGACAACATCGCCTTCGGGAGCACACTCTCCAACGACCGACATGCGGGCCGGAACTTCGACTACCTGATCGCCAATCCCCCCTACGGCAAGGACTGGAAGCGCGACGAGAACGCCGTGCGGGCCGAGCACGAACGCGGCGCCTCGGGACGCTTCGCCCCGGGCCTGCCGCGGATCAGCGACGGCCAGCTCCTGTTCCTGCTCCACATGCTGGCGCACGCCAAGGACCCCAGCGATGGCGGCTCGCGCATCGCCATCATCATGAACGGCTCGCCGCTCTTCACGGGCGATGCCGGCAGCGGCGAGAGCGAGATCCGCCGCTACATCCTGGAGAACGACCTGCTGGAGGCGCTGATCGCGCTCCCCGAACAGCTCTTCTACAACACGGGCATCGCGACCTATGTATGGGTGGTCACGAACCGCAAGGCGCCGGCCCGCAAGGGCAAGGCGCAGCTCATCGACGCCACCTCGTTCTGGGTGCCGATGCGCAAGAGCCTCGGCGACAAGCGGCGCGAGATCCCGCTCGAGCGATCGCAGGACATCCTGAGGATCCTGTCCGACTTCCAGGACGGCGAGACGCGGAAGATCGCGAAGAACGGCAAAGAAGAAGACGTCGTCGTCAGCCGCATCTTCCCGACCACCCACTTCGGCTTCCGAAAGATCACTGTCGAGCGACCGCTGCGGCTCAACTTCCAGGCGAGCGCTGAGCGCATCGCCCGGCTGGAAGAGGAACGGGGCTTCCAGGCGCTGGCTCAGTCGAAGAAGAGGGGTGATGCGGGAGCGAAGGAACAGGCAGAAGGGCGAGCGCTGCAGGAGGTCATCCGCAAGCTGATACGCGCGCTGCCCGGCACGCTCGTCAAGAACAGCGACGAGTTCGAGCGCGTGCTCGATGCGGCCGCGAAGCAAGCCGGCGTCAAACTCCCGGCTCCCGTCCGCAAGGCGATTCTCTCCGCCCTTTCCGAGCGAGATGAGTCCGCCGCAATCTGCCGCGACCGGGACGGAAACCCCGAGCCTGATCCGGAGCTGCGAGACACCGAGAGCGTGCCGCTCGCCGAGAGTGTTGGAGCGTTCTTCGAGCGCGAGGTCCGGCCCCACGTCCAAGATGCCTGGATCGATGCTTCAAGGCGCGACTCCAAGGACGGTCAGGTCGGCCTTGTGGGCTACGAGATCAACTTCAACCGCTACTTCTACCGCTATACTCCGCCGCGCCCACTGGAGGAGATCGAGGGCGAGATCCGGAAGATCGAGCAGGACATCCTGCGGATGCTGGCCGATGTGACCGGTGGGCCGGCCCGTTGA
- a CDS encoding nucleotidyl transferase AbiEii/AbiGii toxin family protein: MSGRETDGRAESIRQRLRNELRARGEDVMFGLLRYAVERFLYRLGRSKHRERFVLKGATLFAIWGTAYRPTRDVDFTGYGSSDPEDVIVAFREICNTPDAVDQLVFDTDTITAEPIRDGSEYDGLRIRIKARLGESNIPMQVDVGFGNAIVPGPEEKEYRTILGDPPPRILAYPPESVVAEKLHAMVMLGERNSRYKDFYDVHAMAVAFRFERTTLVQAVRATFERRSTAVEAALPGALSARFYADETRAAQWRAYVDRNQLTDAPADFDRVGERITAFLQPIWADLGAGRTTPGDWQNGGPWR, translated from the coding sequence ATGAGCGGGCGGGAGACCGACGGCCGGGCGGAATCGATTCGGCAACGGCTGCGGAACGAGCTTCGCGCCCGTGGTGAGGACGTGATGTTCGGGCTGCTGCGCTACGCGGTCGAGCGATTCCTCTATCGGCTCGGCCGCTCGAAACACCGTGAGCGTTTCGTGCTGAAGGGCGCAACGCTCTTCGCGATCTGGGGCACGGCCTACCGGCCGACTCGCGATGTCGACTTCACGGGATACGGCAGCTCGGATCCCGAGGATGTGATCGTCGCCTTCCGCGAGATCTGCAACACACCGGACGCCGTTGATCAGCTCGTCTTCGACACGGACACGATCACGGCGGAACCGATCCGCGACGGCTCCGAGTACGACGGCCTTCGCATCCGGATCAAAGCCCGGCTGGGAGAATCCAACATCCCGATGCAAGTGGACGTCGGCTTCGGCAACGCAATCGTCCCCGGCCCGGAAGAAAAGGAGTACCGAACGATCCTGGGGGATCCGCCGCCGCGGATCCTGGCCTACCCGCCCGAGTCCGTCGTGGCCGAGAAGCTGCACGCGATGGTGATGCTGGGTGAGCGGAACAGCCGCTACAAGGACTTCTACGACGTCCACGCGATGGCCGTGGCTTTCCGCTTCGAGCGGACCACGCTCGTTCAGGCGGTGAGGGCGACTTTCGAGCGCAGAAGCACGGCGGTGGAGGCGGCGCTGCCTGGAGCGCTATCGGCTCGCTTCTATGCCGATGAAACTCGCGCTGCACAGTGGCGGGCGTACGTGGACCGCAATCAACTAACCGATGCGCCCGCGGATTTCGACAGGGTTGGCGAGAGGATTACCGCTTTCCTGCAACCGATCTGGGCCGACCTCGGCGCCGGGCGTACGACGCCCGGTGACTGGCAGAATGGAGGGCCGTGGCGATGA
- a CDS encoding transcriptional regulator: protein MDKSHLTKARLDAGGVGAFFRPRDVLPLGVSFRQLQRLVAEGTVEKLGGGVYRLSEVEPNEFETIAMVASAAPHAIVCLLSALRIHEIGTQSPHQVWLAIDRKARIPRRLPAKVRIVRFSGRMLTYGVVTQSMQGVEVRLTNPARTVVDCFRYRNKIGLDVAMEAIRDAVRSRKAMISEIDRAAEVCRIRTVIGPYLEALSA from the coding sequence ATGGACAAGTCGCACCTGACCAAGGCACGCCTTGACGCCGGAGGCGTCGGAGCCTTTTTCCGGCCGCGCGACGTTCTGCCGCTTGGGGTGTCGTTCCGACAGCTCCAGCGGCTTGTCGCCGAGGGCACGGTCGAAAAACTCGGGGGCGGTGTCTATCGGCTGTCCGAGGTCGAACCGAACGAGTTCGAGACCATCGCCATGGTGGCCTCCGCCGCGCCGCACGCCATCGTCTGCCTGCTCTCCGCCCTGCGCATCCACGAAATCGGCACCCAGTCACCGCACCAGGTGTGGCTGGCGATCGACCGTAAGGCCCGCATCCCGAGGCGTCTCCCGGCCAAGGTCCGCATCGTCCGCTTCTCCGGACGGATGTTGACCTACGGCGTTGTCACGCAGTCCATGCAGGGCGTTGAAGTCCGCCTTACCAATCCTGCCCGCACCGTCGTCGACTGCTTCCGTTACCGGAACAAGATCGGTCTCGACGTCGCCATGGAGGCGATCCGCGATGCTGTGCGCTCGCGAAAGGCCATGATCAGCGAGATCGACCGCGCCGCCGAGGTCTGCCGCATAAGGACGGTCATCGGACCCTACCTGGAGGCGCTGTCGGCATGA
- a CDS encoding restriction endonuclease subunit S yields the protein MKAFRRFKPYPAYKDSGVEWLGKIPAHWEVKRLKRVFRVVNGSTPSSAAPACWDGEIPWVTPEDLGDLKGMTITSTRRTITESGYWSCGTTLVPSGSLVLSTRAPIGHLAMAGVDLCTNQGCRSLVFRDADSREFFYYELLAARPELESFGQGSTFRELAKGMLEDLEISIAPEPEQRTIAAFLDRETARIDALVAKKERLIELLQEKRTALITRTVTKGLYPTVPMKDSGVEWLGEIPAHWEVKRIKAVARLHTGGTPAGVHDEAFDQEGVPWVKPDHLRGDCGISIPDRHLSTKAAMSVGPVRAGSVLVCGIGTVGKVGHAPVEVCTNQQINAISFDSNVIDRYGHFITFCLQQEFSRRANKVTIPICNKSEMGEALLCIPPLDEQRTIAAFLDRETARIDALVAKVREAVDRLKELRTAVISAAVTGKIDVREEVA from the coding sequence ATGAAGGCATTCCGGCGGTTCAAGCCGTACCCGGCTTACAAGGACTCCGGCGTCGAGTGGCTGGGCAAGATTCCGGCGCATTGGGAGGTGAAGCGGCTGAAGCGCGTGTTCCGCGTCGTCAATGGTTCGACCCCATCCAGCGCGGCGCCAGCCTGCTGGGATGGCGAAATACCTTGGGTCACGCCGGAAGACCTTGGAGACTTGAAGGGTATGACGATCACATCGACGAGACGAACCATCACGGAATCGGGCTACTGGAGTTGCGGTACTACGCTCGTTCCATCGGGATCGCTAGTGCTTTCCACACGCGCACCTATCGGGCACCTCGCAATGGCGGGGGTTGACCTTTGTACGAATCAAGGTTGCCGTAGCTTGGTTTTCCGCGACGCAGACTCACGCGAGTTCTTCTACTACGAGCTACTCGCCGCGAGGCCTGAACTTGAGTCGTTCGGCCAAGGCAGTACGTTCCGAGAGCTAGCAAAGGGGATGCTTGAGGACCTAGAGATCTCCATCGCTCCAGAACCCGAGCAACGTACCATCGCTGCCTTCCTCGACCGGGAGACGGCGCGGATCGATGCGCTGGTAGCGAAGAAAGAGCGGCTGATCGAGCTGCTCCAGGAGAAGCGTACCGCCCTCATCACCCGCACCGTCACCAAGGGCCTCTACCCGACCGTCCCCATGAAGGATTCCGGCGTTGAGTGGCTGGGGGAGATTCCGGCGCATTGGGAGGTGAAGCGAATTAAGGCTGTCGCCCGGCTTCATACCGGAGGAACACCGGCCGGTGTTCATGACGAGGCGTTCGACCAAGAAGGCGTACCTTGGGTAAAGCCCGATCATCTTAGAGGTGACTGCGGGATATCAATCCCAGATCGTCACCTCTCAACAAAAGCGGCAATGAGTGTAGGACCAGTACGGGCAGGCAGCGTCCTAGTATGTGGAATTGGGACAGTCGGAAAGGTTGGACATGCGCCTGTTGAGGTATGTACGAATCAGCAGATCAATGCGATCTCATTCGACTCTAACGTCATCGATCGTTACGGTCATTTTATTACCTTTTGCCTTCAGCAGGAGTTTTCTCGGCGCGCCAATAAGGTCACCATCCCCATCTGCAACAAGTCCGAAATGGGCGAAGCACTACTTTGCATTCCTCCGTTGGATGAACAACGCACCATCGCTGCCTTTCTCGACCGGGAGACGGCGCGCATCGACGCCCTCGTCGCCAAGGTCCGCGAGGCCGTTGACCGCCTCAAGGAACTCCGTACTGCCGTCATCTCCGCCGCGGTGACGGGCAAAATTGACGTGAGGGAGGAGGTCGCATGA
- a CDS encoding DUF2254 domain-containing protein — DTFPDITDAAFNQIRQYGRSSAAVTIRLLETIAVVAGFTHRPEDRAALLRHAEMIARGAREGLPEAEDRRAVEECCQKVSHLCSESAGSGR, encoded by the coding sequence CGATACATTCCCGGACATCACGGATGCGGCATTCAACCAAATCCGACAATATGGCCGCTCCAGCGCGGCGGTGACCATCCGCCTGCTAGAAACGATCGCCGTGGTCGCGGGATTCACACATCGGCCGGAAGACCGCGCGGCGCTCTTACGGCACGCTGAAATGATCGCCCGGGGGGCTCGCGAGGGACTACCCGAAGCCGAGGACCGCCGGGCGGTGGAAGAGTGCTGCCAGAAGGTAAGCCACTTGTGCAGCGAATCCGCAGGTTCTGGCCGCTGA